CATCGCGCTGTCTACGGATGCCGGCACGAGCTGGAGTCCGGCGATTGTCCCCCATCGCGACGGCACGCCGACCGAGCATGGTTTTGTTTCTCTGCTGCCGTGGCGGGACAATCGGCTTTTTGTGGCTTGGCTGGATGGCCGCAACTTTGCGAACACGAATGGCCATGCCGATCATGAGCCGGATGAAAAAGCGGAAATGACGCTGCGTTTCGCCACAATCGATCAACGCGGCGAGTTGCACGACGAAACGATTTTGGATAGCCGCGTCTGTGAATGTTGCCAAACCTCCGCGGCGCTGACAACGAATGGCGCCGTGTTGGTTTATCGTGACCGCTCGCCGGAAGAAATTCGCGACATCGGCCTCGTGCGGTATCAAAACGGCCGGTGGACGGCGCCGCAGATTTTGCACGCAGACAACTGGAAGCATCTCGCTTGCCCGGTGAATGGGCCGGCCGTGGCAGCGAATGGTGCACTCGTCGCCGTGGCGTGGTACACCGAGGCGCAAGAGACGCCGCATGTTCGCGTCGCCTTCTCACACGATGAAGGTGCAACTTTTGGCCAGCCGATTGAAGCAGGCGATGTCGAGCCGATGGGGCGCGTGGATGTGATTTTGCTTCCCGATCACACGGCGCTGGTGAGCTGGCTGGAGCATACCGACAACGACGGTGCCATTCGCTTGCGCCGCGTTCGCGCTGACGGCCGGCGCGGCGAAGCGTTCACGCTGGCGCAATCGAGCGTCAAAAGAGCCAGCGGCTTTCCCCGCATGGCGAGCAACGGCCGTGAAATCATCTTTGCCTGGACACAGTCGCAAGGTGATTCGACCGCGGTTTTGACCGCAATCGCGAAGCTGAAGGGCGAGTAAATTATGAAGCACGTGCGAAACAAACTCCCGGGCTCGGGCAAATTTTTTTTGATGGCAATCAGCGCCGTCATTTTGCCTCTGCTTTTCTCCGCTTCGACGCAAGTTTCCCACAAGAAATTCATCGCCCGGCGCGGTGACACCGCAAGTTACCTGGCGATTCGCTACTACGGCTTTTTCAATGATTCGTTATTTGCGGTTTTAAAAAAAGCGAATGCGCACCTTGCCGATCTCAATCTCATTCATCCCGGTGACTCTTTGCTGTTTCCGATTCGCTCGTCGCCGGAGCCAAAATTGGAGACGCTCCGTACCGCTGCCTCCCAAGCCGTGCTCACCTTCTATGAAGGCCCGGTCAAATATCGGCGCGGCAGCAAAGGCGCTTTTGGCCCGGTACAGGCAAATTTGTTTTTGGCTCCGAATGACGAAATACAAACCGGCGAGAAAGCCCGCGCCGAGCTGGTGCTCGACAATCGCAGCGTCATTCGTCTCGCCGCCAACTCGCATTTGAAAATCACCAAGCTGACGCGTACGGAGCATGCCAATGCAACAACGCAGCCGCTGCAAGCGCAATTCGACCTGTCATTGGGCGCGCTGTGGACGCGGGTCAACAAGCTGTTCAACCGCCAGCCAAAAGTCGACGTCAAATTTCCGACGGCGATTGCGGGCGTGCAGGGCACGGTTTATCGCGCCACGGTTGCGGCCGACAGCGTCACCAACGTGCGCGTTTATGAAGGCAGCGTTGAAGTGCGCGGCGGTCCTGGGATGATGCACCCGTCGCAAGGTTTGCGGCCCGGGCAGGTGCCGGGACCGCAACAAGTGCCGGGGCCGCAGCAAGTTCCTCTGGAAACCTGGGTGCGTCTGGTGCGGGCACAACAACAAGTCGTCATCGGCAAGGATGGCCGAGCCTCGGAGCCGAATCGTTTCACCGATCAGGGCGCGGATCTGGCCTGGGTGCGGTGGAACCAGCAACGCGATCGTGATCTCGATGCCGAACGTTGACACCTCAACAGATTCTTCCACGGCGAAATTTTCCGCTTGGCAACAGCGCCGGGCCCGGCAGCGCCGGCGCGCGAAATGGCCGCTGCTCATCGGCAGCGCCGTGTTTGCCCTCGCCGCGATGCTACATCTGCGCACCCTGCCCTTTGCCGGAATTTTTGAGCGCCTCGAGCGCGCCAATCTCGATCTTTTCTTTCGCCTGCGCGGCGAATTAAAGCCCGACTCTCGCATTCATCTCGTCGTCATTGACGATGCCAGCTTGCAGCAAGTCGGCGGCTGGCCGTGGCCGCGGCTGAAATTGGCGGAATTGCTGACACGCGTTCTTGCCCGCAATCCCAAACTCGTTGTTTGCGATTTCATGCTGCCCGACAAGCCGGAAGAAGCGTCGGGCACAAAAACTCTCGCGGATGTTGTGGCTTCATCACAAAAAATTATTTTCCCCTACTATTTTTCTGATTTGGGCAACTCGGCAGGCAATCCTATCGTGCCGGAGGCGATTGCGGCGAGTGCTTATTTGCTTTTTGATTTTCGGGAAAAACTTTTGCGCCATCCGCCGGTTGCAGCGGGAGCCGTCAATCATGCATCGCAAGAACTGTTGGCAGCGAGTTTGCCCGGCGGCCACATCAATCTTTTCCCAGAAGAAGATGTTGGCGATGCCAAAGTCCGCTGGGAAGCGCAGATTTTGCGTTATGGTGATTCGTATTTTCCCTCCCTGCCCGTGCAAGCCGCCGCGCAATTTTTGCAATTGACGCGCGGACAAGTAC
This candidate division KSB1 bacterium DNA region includes the following protein-coding sequences:
- a CDS encoding glycoside hydrolase encodes the protein MKKFFLLGLSLFHLAGCNQKVAETNAPLQLRELASPAGAHSSGANLFAAGDGRIFLSWIARLGEKHHALRYAVYQNGTWSTSRTIAEGRNWFVNWADFPSLVTFADNALAAHWLAKSGEGTYAYNVNIALSTDAGTSWSPAIVPHRDGTPTEHGFVSLLPWRDNRLFVAWLDGRNFANTNGHADHEPDEKAEMTLRFATIDQRGELHDETILDSRVCECCQTSAALTTNGAVLVYRDRSPEEIRDIGLVRYQNGRWTAPQILHADNWKHLACPVNGPAVAANGALVAVAWYTEAQETPHVRVAFSHDEGATFGQPIEAGDVEPMGRVDVILLPDHTALVSWLEHTDNDGAIRLRRVRADGRRGEAFTLAQSSVKRASGFPRMASNGREIIFAWTQSQGDSTAVLTAIAKLKGE
- a CDS encoding FecR family protein, which produces MRNKLPGSGKFFLMAISAVILPLLFSASTQVSHKKFIARRGDTASYLAIRYYGFFNDSLFAVLKKANAHLADLNLIHPGDSLLFPIRSSPEPKLETLRTAASQAVLTFYEGPVKYRRGSKGAFGPVQANLFLAPNDEIQTGEKARAELVLDNRSVIRLAANSHLKITKLTRTEHANATTQPLQAQFDLSLGALWTRVNKLFNRQPKVDVKFPTAIAGVQGTVYRATVAADSVTNVRVYEGSVEVRGGPGMMHPSQGLRPGQVPGPQQVPGPQQVPLETWVRLVRAQQQVVIGKDGRASEPNRFTDQGADLAWVRWNQQRDRDLDAER